The Gemmatimonadota bacterium genomic sequence GCGCGCAAGCGTTGAGCGCCGCCGTTGGGGAGACGTGTACCCCTGACTGCCGCGCCGCCGACCGAGCTCCCTCCCCGGCCGGCGGAAGACACTAACTGGTTGCTGCCTTCTTCTCCTGTTGGCGCCCGAGCCAGAGTCCGGTGAGCAACCACAACCCGGAGAGCGGGACGGCGACGATCGCCTCCATGCTGGTCGTGAACCCGAAGGCCTGCATGGCCGCGGTGGACCAGGCGCCGATCTGGTCGCCGAGTCGATAGACGAAGGTGTCGATGAAGTGCTTGGCCTTGTACTTGTCCTCGCGCGGGACAACGGTGTAGAGCACCTCGCGCGCCGGGCGTGCGACCGCGTATTCCCCCGATCGCCGCAACACCTGAAAGACGACGAAGACGGCGATCGTGGGCCACATGGCCAACGATCCGAAGCCGATCATCGAGAGGGCCGGGAGGAGGGTCAGCGTGAGGGCCACGCCGAGCGCGCGCACGATGCGCCCGGTGAGGAAGACCTGGGTGAACAGGGTCAGGGAGTTGACCGCGAAGTCCACACTGGCAAAGAACGATGTACGTGCTCCGGAGTCCGCGAACTCGCGATCGGCGATGGCAGCCTGTTGCAGGTAGAGCGTCGTGGAGCCGATCGTGTACAGGAGCATATACGCGCAGATCCCCAGCAGGTAGGGCGACTTGGCCGCCTGGCTGAGCCCGGCCCACAACGATCCACCAATCACCGCCTCGCTGCTGCCCGACTGCCGGGAGCCCAATTGTCCCTTGGCGGACAGTTGGTTGAGCTGCCGGACGGCATACGTGCTCAATTCGAGCAACGCCATCGAGATGAGCAGCAGGTTCACCGGGCGCAGCGGCTCGGCGAGCAGCGACGTGACGCCCGAGCCGACGATCCCGCCAAAGGTCCCGCCAAAGCCGAGGAAGCCGAAGAGGCGCTTCCCCTGCTCCGGCGTGAACACGTCCGTCATGAACGACCAGAAGTTCGAGATGACGAACAGGTTGAAGACCGCCGTCCAGACAAAGAACACGCGGCCGGCCCAGACCTGCTGCCCTTCCGGCAGCAGGTGCAGGAGGATGAAAAAGACGGCGAGGTTGCTGATGAAGAAGCGGTTCGCCCACGGGATGAATTGCCGGCGCGAG encodes the following:
- a CDS encoding MFS transporter, translating into MTTPPTGTDRHWLQRVVDVRPNEVAAMLWSCVYFFCLLSGYYIIRPFRDEMAVAGGTRNIPWLFTATMVAMFAAHPPFSALVMKYSRRQFIPWANRFFISNLAVFFILLHLLPEGQQVWAGRVFFVWTAVFNLFVISNFWSFMTDVFTPEQGKRLFGFLGFGGTFGGIVGSGVTSLLAEPLRPVNLLLISMALLELSTYAVRQLNQLSAKGQLGSRQSGSSEAVIGGSLWAGLSQAAKSPYLLGICAYMLLYTIGSTTLYLQQAAIADREFADSGARTSFFASVDFAVNSLTLFTQVFLTGRIVRALGVALTLTLLPALSMIGFGSLAMWPTIAVFVVFQVLRRSGEYAVARPAREVLYTVVPREDKYKAKHFIDTFVYRLGDQIGAWSTAAMQAFGFTTSMEAIVAVPLSGLWLLTGLWLGRQQEKKAATS